The Lycium barbarum isolate Lr01 chromosome 12, ASM1917538v2, whole genome shotgun sequence genome includes a region encoding these proteins:
- the LOC132624260 gene encoding uncharacterized protein LOC132624260 has translation MVADMGDRVHRFVIGLGPHLIKEGLTALLQEGMDVYRIQAHVQNLEEQQLSQKGEHDYDRGYSKRARSFGKRFDCPIYSGPVHSFRVSNSQYTGDPSQMRPPLPRCNQCGKLHLGHCRLGSSACYAYGQTGHMLRDCLLRGGKGRAQPTGSAASSSSPVCPLGQGSQAPAGHGRGREGASSSNGPQNCIYTLAG, from the exons atggtagctgacatggggGACCGTGTACACCGGTTTGTGattggtttggggccacatttgattaaggagGGCTTGACGGCCTTACTTCAGGAAGGGATGGATGTTtatcgtattcaggcccatgtcCAGAATCTGGAAGAACAGCAGCTGTCGCAAAAGGGTGAGCATGATTATGATagaggttatagtaagagggccagatcttttg GCAAGAGATTTGAttgccctatttattctggaccgGTTCATAGCTTTAGAGTTTCGAATTCTCAGTATACAGGTGATCCTAGTCAGATGAGACCACCCCTGCCACGGTGTAATCAATGTGGTAAGCTACATTTGGGACATTGTCGCCTAGGTTCAAGCGCTTGTTATGCTTACGGTCAGACTGGGCATATGCTGCGTGATTGTCTATTGAGGGGTGGCAAAGGTAGggcccagcccacaggatcagcggctagtTCTTCATCGCCTGTATGCCCTTTAGGACAAGGTTCGCAGGCACCAGCAggtcatggtagaggcagagagggAGCATCTAGTTCGAACGGCCCTCAGAACTGTATCTATACGCTAGctgggtga